One stretch of Schizosaccharomyces pombe strain 972h- genome assembly, chromosome: III DNA includes these proteins:
- the snf22 gene encoding SWI/SNF ATP-dependent chromatin remodeler Snf22 encodes MFAVQGNQKFPKGLTKDNIQSLYQQWQVMRNQGATEENNPEFAQISSILRMVQRAHYARMQQMRNQSSEFPDAENTNLRKQQDTLPTTGFNNLPEGKAGMQTLPGRPASNGPTPPNPGNGNVGLNNPSYMNSQASPNIMNAPLQRDTSVPPAPSMVHPHTNTNANSNNLKVYANQLSQQNTSNPTYHNAYDMASMMKNGSRMNNSFPPTTPYPPANDTTVNSSLPHSFASPSSTFEQPHTVQSRAPSVDTTSSSHSFSARNIPANVSMQQQMGRRGSIPVNPSTFSASSPPSGSMLASPYNGYQNDAASFAHSKLPSSANPNTPFNSTATVDVGAAGSHFPYPQPSNLDAINAKTYFQSSSNSPAPYVYRNNLPPSATSFQPSSSRSPSVDPNTVKSAQHIPRMSPSPSASALKTQSHVPSAKVPPTSKLNHAQLAMLKSQIVAYNCLNSPNGQVPPAVQQAIFGRVYGASNEVSPSMPFQQNVPQMSSVKKDTPTRDANMRTSKAPYIQNIPNQFQRRAYSATIPVKNESLAKPSVSPMPLQQSTGKTEVAKRAQFPTNVNYSSCVDPRTYVKTPIPFSKFSSSENLSLIPSLLPPSISWDDVFLSSEIAIACSIANRIDFLEKENRPKSVNKKILQQDKSKSMIELRCLRLLEKQRSLRETINSVIPHSDSLAAGNLRLMFRNVKRQTMQEANLVLALAEKQKTEHAMRQKEKLLTHLRSIMLHRKSIVTKVDKQNKAKTQRCKDIINFHAHLEKEEKKRIERSARQRLQALRADDEAAYLQLLDKAKDTRITHLLKQTDQYLENLTRAVRIQQSNIHSGNTSGKGSNSAELEAPISEEDKNLDYFKVAHRIHEEVEQPKIFVGGTLKDYQLKGLEWMLSLYNNNLNGILADEMGLGKTIQTIAFITYLIEKKNQQGPFLIIVPLSTLTNWIMEFEKWAPSVKKIAYKGPPQLRKTLQSQIRSSNFNVLLTTFEYIIKDRPLLSRIKWVHMIIDEGHRIKNTQSKLTSTLSTYYHSQYRLILTGTPLQNNLPELWALLNFVLPKIFNSIKSFDEWFNTPFANTGGQDKIGLNEEEALLIIKRLHKVLRPFLFRRLKKDVEKELPDKVEKVIKCPLSGLQLKLYQQMKKHGMLFVDGEKGKTGIKGLQNTVMQLKKICNHPFIFEDVERAIDPSGTNVDLLWRAAGKFELLDRILPKLFLTGHKTLMFFQMTQIMTIMEDYLRSKNWKYLRLDGSTKSDDRCSLLAQFNDPKSDVYIFMLSTRAGGLGLNLQTADTVIIFDTDWNPHQDLQAQDRAHRIGQTKEVRILRLITEKSIEENILSRAQYKLDLDGKVIQAGKFDNKSTPEEREAFLRSLLEHDGDDDHDLTYGELQDDELNELISRTDEELVLFKKLDKERAATDIYGKGKPLERLLTVNELPDFYKVEVDSFAVQSSSELEDQYLERKRRRRNSISYTELTLDELNTVDDPSSTLMPRKRGRPRKKTNSGSSLSTPLSQESSLARSGRKNTPSYKQKALRRYCMEIFERLYNLQSEDGRFVNGLFLYPPNRKLYPDYYIIIKRPIALGKIKRNIKNDRYGDVGELIADFMLMFNNAYTYNEEHSIVYEDAKLMEKTLKEVIEDLEKNNSLHAYEEEALNEEQASLVFLENSEAELPLDSGIVSAEDDKVITYEDSSSSYSE; translated from the coding sequence ATGTTTGCTGTTCAAGGGAATCAGAAATTTCCGAAAGGGTTGACCAAGGATAATATACAATCTCTTTATCAACAATGGCAGGTAATGAGAAACCAAGGTGCTACGGAGGAAAATAACCCCGAGTTTGCTCAAATTAGTTCCATTTTAAGGATGGTTCAAAGAGCTCATTATGCCCGTATGCAGCAGATGCGGAACCAATCTTCTGAATTTCCTGATGCTGAGAACACCAATCTTCGAAAGCAGCAGGATACTCTTCCTACTACAGGATTTAACAATCTCCCAGAAGGAAAAGCTGGTATGCAAACTCTTCCTGGTAGGCCTGCTTCTAATGGACCAACCCCTCCTAACCCTGGCAATGGAAATGTCGGATTAAACAATCCTTCCTACATGAATAGTCAAGCATCGCCAAACATTATGAATGCTCCTTTACAAAGGGATACTTCAGTACCTCCTGCACCTAGTATGGTTCATCCACATACAAATACGAATGCGAATAGTAATAATTTGAAAGTGTATGCGAACCAACTATCCCAACAAAACACCTCCAATCCCACTTATCATAATGCTTATGATATGGCATCCATGATGAAAAATGGTTCTCGTATGAATAACTCTTTTCCTCCTACCACACCTTATCCACCTGCTAACGACACTACTGTCAATTCCTCTCTTCCTCATTCCTTTGCCTCCCCTTCGTCCACATTTGAACAACCACATACAGTTCAATCGAGAGCTCCGTCAGTTGATACAACATCAAGTTCTCACAGCTTTAGTGCTAGGAATATACCTGCTAATGTCTCGATGCAGCAGCAAATGGGCCGAAGAGGCTCGATACCTGTAAACCCATCAACTTTCTCAGCTTCTTCCCCTCCGTCTGGTTCTATGTTGGCTTCTCCATACAACGGGTATCAGAATGATGCTGCTTCCTTTGCTCATTCGAAGCTCCCTTCTTCCGCAAATCCAAATACTCCTTTTAACTCTACGGCTACTGTAGACGTTGGTGCAGCCGGTTCGCATTTTCCCTATCCTCAGCCCTCTAACCTTGATGCTATTAATGCTAAAACATACTTTCAATCTTCTTCTAATTCCCCGGCACCATATGTATATAGAAATAACCTACCGCCTTCTGCAACTTCTTTTCAACCTTCTTCATCTCGATCACCTTCAGTAGATCCAAATACTGTGAAGTCTGCGCAGCATATACCTCGAATGTCTCCCTCACCCTCCGCATCAGCTTTAAAAACACAATCTCACGTACCTTCTGCAAAAGTGCCTCCTACTTCCAAACTTAATCATGCTCAACTTGCTATGCTGAAAAGTCAGATAGTTGCATATAACTGTTTGAATTCCCCAAATGGACAAGTCCCTCCTGCTGTGCAACAAGCCATATTTGGCAGGGTCTATGGAGCTTCGAATGAAGTTTCTCCTTCAATGCCATTTCAGCAAAACGTTCCTCAAATGTCGTCTGTAAAGAAGGATACTCCTACAAGAGATGCAAACATGCGTACCTCTAAGGCACCCTACATTCAGAATATtccaaatcaatttcaaagaCGAGCCTATTCTGCTACGATTCCTGTCAAGAATGAGTCTCTTGCAAAACCATCAGTTTCACCTATGCCGTTACAACAGTCGACTGGAAAAACCGAGGTTGCTAAAAGAGCACAGTTTCCCACAAACGTCAACTACTCTTCTTGCGTAGATCCAAGAACTTATGTTAAAACGCCTATTCCCTTCAGTAAGTTTTCCTCTTCGGAAAACCTATCGCTCATCCCATCACTCTTGCCTCCTAGTATATCATGGGATGATGTTTTTCTCTCTTCTGAGATTGCAATTGCTTGTTCAATTGCTAACAGAATTGATTTTCTAGAAAAGGAGAACAGGCCAAAGTCGgtgaacaaaaaaatattgcaaCAAGACAAGTCAAAATCAATGATTGAGTTGCGTTGTCTGCgtttattagaaaaacaaCGATCTCTACGCGAGACAATAAATTCAGTCATTCCTCACTCGGATAGTTTGGCTGCAGGAAATTTAAGACTTATGTTTCGAAACGTGAAACGGCAAACGATGCAAGAAGCCAATTTAGTTTTAGCCCTTGCtgagaaacaaaaaaccGAACATGCCATGagacaaaaagaaaagcttcTAACTCACCTAAGGTCTATCATGCTGCACAGAAAGTCAATTGTGACAAAAGTGGACAAGCAGAATAAAGCTAAAACTCAGCGATGCAAGgatattataaattttcatgCCCATCTAGAaaaggaagagaaaaaacGAATCGAACGTAGTGCTCGTCAAAGATTACAGGCTCTCCGTGCTGATGACGAAGCCGCATATTTGCAGTTACTAGACAAGGCGAAAGATACTCGTATCACtcatcttttaaaacaaactGATCAGTATTTGGAAAATCTTACACGTGCCGTCCGGATTCAACAATCCAATATTCACAGTGGAAATACTTCTGGAAAAGGTAGCAATTCTGCCGAATTAGAAGCCCCAATTAGTGAGGAAGATAAGAATcttgattattttaaagtGGCTCACCGTATTCATGAAGAGGTTGAGCAGCCAAAGATTTTTGTTGGTGGCACTCTAAAAGACTATCAATTGAAGGGTCTTGAATGGATGTTGTCGCTATACAATAACAACCTCAATGGGATCCTGGCTGACGAGATGGGTTTGGGTAAAACAATCCAAACTATTGCGTTTATCACATATTtgattgagaaaaaaaatcagcAAGGACCATTTCTTATTATAGTACCATTGTCTACTCTAACAAATTGGATTATGGAATTCGAAAAATGGGCTCCCAGTGTTAAGAAAATAGCTTATAAAGGCCCTCCGCAATTGAGAAAAACATTACAATCCCAAATCCGATCTAGCAATTTCAACGTCTTGCTCACCACATTTGAATATATCATTAAGGATCGTCCTTTACTTTCTCGGATTAAATGGGTTCACATGATTATAGATGAAGGGCACCGTATAAAAAATACCCAATCAAAGTTAACGAGTACTTTATCTACTTATTATCATTCCCAGTATCGTCTCATTTTGACTGGTACACCTTTGCAAAATAACCTACCAGAGCTTTGGGCTCTTCTTAACTTTGTCTTACCAAAAATCTTCAAttcaattaaaagttttgatGAATGGTTCAATACACCTTTTGCTAATACTGGTGGACAAGATAAAATAGGGcttaatgaagaagaagcttTACTTATTATAAAACGTTTGCATAAAGTCCTTCGACCATTTTTGTTCCGAAGACTTAAAAAAGACGTCGAAAAGGAGCTACCCGACAAGGTTGAGAAAGTCATCAAGTGCCCTCTTTCAGGCTTGCAATTAAAATTGTACCAACAAATGAAGAAGCATGGTATGCTTTTTGTGGATGGTGAGAAAGGAAAAACGGGTATTAAAGGACTACAGAACACGGTTATGCAACTTAAGAAGATATGCAATCATCCGTTCATATTTGAAGATGTTGAAAGAGCCATCGATCCATCCGGAACTAACGTCGACTTGCTTTGGAGAGCTGCTGGCAAGTTTGAGCTGTTAGATCGTATTCTTCCAAAGCTGTTTTTAACAGGTCATAAAACCCTTATGTTCTTTCAAATGACTCAGATCATGACTATAATGGAGGATTATTTGCGATCAAAGAATTGGAAATATCTTCGTTTAGATGGTTCAACAAAATCTGACGATCGATGCTCCCTTCTTGCACAGTTCAACGATCCAAAGTCAgatgtttacattttcatGCTTAGTACTCGTGCTGGTGGGTTGGGTCTCAACTTACAAACTGCTGACACTGtcataatttttgataCCGATTGGAATCCCCATCAGGATTTGCAAGCTCAAGATCGTGCTCATCGTATCGGGCAGACCAAAGAGGTGCGAATTCTCCGTTTGATCACGGAAAAGTCTATTGAAGAGAACATTCTTTCTCGAGCTCAGTATAAGCTTGACCTTGATGGAAAAGTTATCCAAGCTGGTAAGTTTGACAACAAGTCTACACCTGAGGAGCGTGAAGCTTTTTTACGTTCTTTACTTGAACATGATGGCGACGATGATCATGACTTAACTTACGGCGAACTTCAAGATGATGAGTTGAACGAGTTGATTTCTAGAACAGATGAAGAGCTcgtactttttaaaaaattagataAAGAACGTGCAGCTACCGATATATATGGTAAAGGTAAACCGCTGGAACGTTTACTTACTGTAAATGAACTTCCTGACTTTTATAAAGTCGAGGTTGACAGTTTTGCAGTTCAAAGCTCTAGTGAGTTGGAGGATCAGTATCTCGAAAGAAAGCGACGTCGTCGTAATTCTATCAGTTATACGGAATTAACCCTCGACGAATTAAATACAGTTGACGATCCATCTTCCACTCTAATGCCGCGTAAAAGAGGTCGACcgagaaaaaaaacaaactcaGGCTCTAGTCTATCAACCCCTTTATCACAAGAATCCAGTTTGGCCAGAAGTGGTCGAAAAAATACACCTTCATATAAGCAGAAGGCACTTAGAAGATATTGTATGGAAATCTTTGAAAGGCTGTATAATCTTCAAAGTGAAGACGGCAGATTCGTTAATGGTCTTTTCCTTTATCCTCCCAACCGCAAACTTTACCCTGATTActatataataattaaacGACCCATAGCTCttggaaaaattaaaaggaaTATTAAGAATGACCGTTATGGAGATGTTGGAGAACTGATTGCAGATTTTATGCTCATGTTTAATAATGCATATACCTATAATGAAGAGCATTCAATTGTTTACGAGGATGCAAAATTAATGGAAAAAACTCTAAAGGAGGTGATTGaagatttagaaaaaaacaattctttGCATGCATATGAGGAAGAGGCTTTAAATGAGGAACAAGCATCTCTTGTCTTTTTGGAAAACTCTGAAGCAGAGCTACCGTTGGATTCTGGTATAGTAAGCGCCGAAGATGACAAAGTTATTACTTATGAagattcttcttcttcttatTCGGAGTAG
- the mug128 gene encoding protein mug128, with amino-acid sequence MEYANLHYVKESSNLERSSTYKSSKIQDEAKQLLYDYVYIKEKLLTTSSNSLTHYQWYLIYKHTCRCFQQVVRIVYWFLGNQVIRENFSIKKRKPHNHIPQLLEQCTCIAESFEGIYTKKQILYFKCYGTFKTWKKIANFPHL; translated from the coding sequence ATGGAATATGCCAATTTGCATTATGTAAAGGAATCATCAAACCTTGAGCGTTCTTCAACTTACAAGAGctcaaaaattcaagatGAAGCAAAGCAACTGTTATATGATTATGTGTAcattaaagaaaagttaCTGACAACATCTTCAAACAGCTTGACTCATTATCAATGGTATTTAATATACAAACATACGTGTCGCTGCTTTCAACAAGTCGTTCGTATAGTCTATTGGTTTTTGGGAAATCAAGTAATACGAGAGAATTTCagtatcaaaaaaagaaaaccacACAATCACATTCCCCAATTGCTAGAACAGTGCACTTGCATAGCTGAATCCTTCGAAGGGATTTATACgaaaaagcaaatactATACTTCAAATGTTATGGCACTTTCAAAACgtggaaaaaaatagcCAATTTTCCTCACCTTTag
- the grc3 gene encoding polynucleotide kinase Grc3: MVKRQRIESSNVPLSAFAVRQLTLSKAARKKDNSSGKKRSVSEEESQDKYEDEMKTEGEFPSYKHTLVQVVVPGVDHRTKLHSESSKNDSEITPDINRSKVNPQEYSEFSVASPQTISPSLPLNLDDETVSENVPHSPQSSNDAIPVIKITEENSFRVKDTLYVGLHKDQKLAMVGTFIFRSVRGKFQLFGATYSSACMSWFPLNAPLAFATPVFSAIDNALPAMQISEYEEDSLNLRSFAVPSYSPKEHEYELEPKDILPNFETVIAFRENENGLSKIARVLPFAKRLFSFKNLLQDASSISNNFEITPESWCSFSNQLLFSTSKSDYVVPRLMVCGPKGSGKSSFSRYITNRLLQQYRHIAYLDLDPGQPEVVPSGHISLYYINSPLQGPVFARMLFPTYMLRLHLGDISPQKDPDHYIACVTRLFAEYKDYIFNQEISQKEIIPLIINCPGWIRGGGAELLSSIVDICQPTEVVYMSREDMKSSHREKKSIYQHKEYMPDFLSSRDEFQLTLLESTWQYLPDPNVNKVTSADNRMLGLLSYLYFNCNLQRWDFTTSLTACQPIATAFKGSSKGIDAVNIIGEPLNVNDVAKTINGTLMALYACDTASLDNSNTQRIVSSPEGIPLIINDGLPLDPNTSHCLGLIVLRTIDLKRNEFHFVGPLNLELIKDAYAKSLKIVLERGRLELPVYAMLDHRLAQYSELPYLDRNHDRVAVGAHRRRVRRNIIRRSTFVG; the protein is encoded by the exons ATGGTCAAGCGTCAACGTATTGAGAGCTCAAATG TTCCACTCAGTGCATTCGCTGTGCGTCAATTGACTTTAAGTAAAGCAGCCAGAAAGAAAGACAATTCATCGGGGAAAAAGCGCAGCGTTTCGGAAGAAGAAAGCCAAGACAAATATGAAGACGAAATGAAAACTGAAGGCGAATTTCCTTCTTACAAGCACACGCTCGTACAAGTGGTTGTCCCAGGAGTTGATCATAGAACAAAGCTCCATTCAGAGTCATCCAAGAATGATTCTGAAATAACTCCTGATATAAATAGGTCCAAGGTTAATCCTCAGGAATACTCTGAATTCTCAGTTGCTAGTCCTCAAACGATTTCTCCGAGTTTACCTTTAAACTTGGACGACGAAACCGTAAGTGAAAACGTTCCACATAGCCCACAATCGTCTAACGATGCCATTCCGGTGATTAAAATTACGGAAGAAAATTCATTCAGGGTTAAAGATACGCTATACGTTGGATTACATAAAGATCAAAAATTAGCAATGGTTGGTACCTTCATTTTTCGTAGCGTTAGAGGGAAGTTTCAGCTCTTTGGTGCAACCTATTCTTCAGCTTGTATGTCTTGGTTTCCTTTAAATGCTCCGTTAGCATTTGCGACACCAGTATTTTCTGCTATAGACAATGCATTACCTGCTATGCAGATTTCCGAATATGAAGAAGATTCCCTTAACCTTCGTTCCTTTGCAGTTCCCTCTTACTCACCAAAAGAGCATGAATATGAATTAGAGCCCAAAGATATTCTcccaaattttgaaactgTAATAGCTTTtagagaaaatgaaaatggtCTCTCTAAGATAGCTCGTGTCCTTCCATTTGCAAAGcgtttgttttcttttaagaaTCTTTTGCAAGATGCCTCATCAAtatcaaataattttgagATAACTCCGGAGTCTTGgtgttctttttctaacCAGTTACTGTTTTCCACTTCCAAGTCAGACTATGTTGTTCCTCGTCTTATGGTTTGTGGACCTAAAGGATCCGGTAAAAGCAGTTTTTCACGATACATCACCAATAGGCTTTTACAGCAGTATCGTCACATTGCATATCTTGACCTCGACCCTGGTCAACCCGAAGTCGTACCTTCTGGGCACAtttcattatattatattaactCACCATTGCAAGGACCTGTTTTCGCCCGAATGCTCTTTCCTACTTACATGTTACGTTTGCATCTCGGAGATATAAGTCCCCAGAAAGATCCGGATCATTACATTGCTTGTGTTACTCGTCTTTTTGCTGAATATAaagattatatttttaatcaaGAGATATCCCAAAAGGAGATTATTCCTTTGATAATAAATTGTCCAGGTTGGATCAGAGGGGGTGGTGCTGAGcttctttcttctattGTTGATATATGTCAACCAACAGAAGTTGTATACATGAGTCGTGAAGACATGAAATCAAGTCATCgtgaaaaaaagagtattTACCAGCACAAAGAATATATGCctgattttctttcaagCAGAGATGAGTTTCAACTTACCCTCTTGGAATCAACTTGGCAGTATCTGCCTGATCCCAACGTTAACAAGGTTACCTCTGCTGATAATCGTATGTTAGGCTTACTTTCCTATCTGTATTTCAATTGCAATTTACAGAGGTGGGACTTTACGACAAGTTTGACAGCTTGTCAACCTATAGCCACAGCTTTTAAGGGATCTTCTAAGGGAATAGATGCTGTTAATATTATAGGTGAACCTCTTAATGTTAATGATGTCGCGAAAACTATTAATGGTACTTTAATGGCACTTTATGCCTGCGACACTGCCTCTTTAGATAACAGTAACACACAACGGATTGTTAGTAGTCCTGAAGGGATACCATTAATCATCAATGATGGACTTCCTTTGGATCCCAATACGTCTCATTGCCTAGGTTTAATCGTGCTACGCACTATTGATCTCAAACGTAACgaatttcattttgttgGTCCTCTTAATCTTGAGCTTATTAAAGATGCCTATGCAAAGAGCTTGAAAATTGTCCTTGAAAGAGGAAGGTTAGAGCTTCCAGTGTACGCAATGTTGGATCACCGTTTAGCACAATACTCGGAATTGCCATACCTCGATCGAAATCACGATCGGGTGGCTGTTGGCGCTCATCGTAGGCGCGTTCGCCGTAACATTATCCGTCGTAGTACTTTCGTTGGATGA